DNA from Colletotrichum higginsianum IMI 349063 chromosome 7 map unlocalized unitig_7, whole genome shotgun sequence:
CGAACCAGGTGCGGTGTCATTCACGACCAACGAGGCCTGGAAGACCATCtacggccacggccacggccagtTTCCCAAGTTCAACGCGTCCCAGCAGCTCGAACCCCAATCCAACATTCTCACCGCTGACGATGCGAACCACGCTCGCATCCGCCGCGGAGTCGCCCACGCCTTCTCTCCCAGGTCCCTGGCGGAACAGGAGCCGCTGATCCACGAGTACGTCGACAAGCTGATGCGACGGCTGGCCGACGTGGCAGAGTCCCGTACGCCGACGGAAATAGGCCGGTGGTTCCACATCACGTCGttcgacatcatcggcgACTTGACCTTCGGCCAGTCTCTGGGCGGCCTCGACAGCAATGAAGTTCACCACGTCGTCAACCTTGTCCTCCTGTTCATCGAGCGGGCCAAGAAGATCTTCGAGCTCAACAGCCTGCTCGGCCCGTTGGCGGGGCTGGTCATGCCGGTCCTCGCGCGAGACGCCGAAAAGGGATTCCTGGACCAGTTCAACTACACAAGATCGGCCGTGGACAGGCGGCTTGCAATCGACGCGGACGTGGATCGCAAGGACTTCATGACGGGCCTGCTGCGGGGGAGAGATGAGAAGGATATCGGGTCCATTGAAGAGATTGTCACGAACTCCAACACCCTGTTCGTGGCCGGCAGCGACACCACCGCCACGCTTATGACGGCGTGCAcgttcttcctcctctcgaCACCCCATACATACGAACAAGCGGTAAAGGAAGTCCGAGACGCCTTCAATTCAGCAGCCGAAATCAACTTCACCGACGCCACCGCACGCCTGCCCTACCTGCTTGCCGCGCTTAACGAAACACTGAGGCTGTATCCTCCTGTACCAGGAACGCTCGAAAGAGTTGTTCCCCACACCGAGGAGCCGGTTTACATCGAAGGGAAACACATCCCGCCGGGGGTAAGTGCTCATCAAAACTTCCCAGTTCTTCTTTCAGCTTCGCGAAAAAGCTGATACTGACGATGATGGACCACTCACACAGACTCGGGTTGGCGTCCACATGACTTCTGCAGGCTTATCAGCTTCCAATTTCGCGAAGCCGGAGTCGTTCGTCCCTGAGAGATGGCTACCCAACGTCGCCCAGGACCCATCATCTCCGTTTTTCGGGGACAGGCGAGACGCCATCCAGCCCTTTTCATACGGTCCACGTAACTGTGTCGGCAAGCACCTCGCGTACAACGAGATGCGGGTGATCATGGCGCGCTTGCTCTGGGAGTTTGACTTCAAGCTGCACTCGTCTTCTTATGGGTGGACACAGCCTTACTCGAAGCACAAGGCCTGGTCGATTTGGAAGAAACCGCCACTGGTCGTGTACATCAAGAAACGTGAATTCTCGACGTAGCTTCTGGGCGGAACTTTGGCTGTCCTTTGATCTCTATGTCTGGTTCTTACAGACCATTGGAATCAGCTAGCATCCATCAAACCAGAGAATACTATACCGGGGAGAACTTGGAACGGTGTCGGAAAAGCGATCCATAGCGTGGTTGACGACGAGAGTCCAATAAAATGGCCGACGTACCTATAGTATCTTCGATTGCAATACAAACGCGGACTTTCTAAACCAAACACCTTGCCAGCACAACTCAAGGGAGCAATCTGGCGTTGCCGTTCGGATAGGACACATTATGCGCCGATAAACTTGAACAAATGTAAAAAGAATCATTGTAATGAGTGGTCCGTCCGATTCATTCAACTGACCGAATCTGTGCACTCAAGCTCTTGGTCTATTAACACAGAGAGCTCCCTACGCTGCGTCGACGAAGGGGGCATGTGCCTGTCTTGCCTGAACGAGTGGAGAGGCAAAATGACGATGTACATATCGAAACACGAAATGCCTACCAGGTGGATCAGCAACTAGGAGCCATCATCGAAAAAATAAGATCCGACTAATTCTTCGGACGAAAATAGAGTTGACAGCTTACCAACAAGGGCGAAGGTGACGAGGGTGGC
Protein-coding regions in this window:
- a CDS encoding Benzoate 4-monooxygenase cytochrome P450, whose product is MALGFINLTQVAVLAASSWLLFHLARGIYQAYFSPLRHIPGPKSWVVFPFISKVKVIRGTIDQDIRAFHKKYGNVVRYEPGAVSFTTNEAWKTIYGHGHGQFPKFNASQQLEPQSNILTADDANHARIRRGVAHAFSPRSLAEQEPLIHEYVDKLMRRLADVAESRTPTEIGRWFHITSFDIIGDLTFGQSLGGLDSNEVHHVVNLVLLFIERAKKIFELNSLLGPLAGLVMPVLARDAEKGFLDQFNYTRSAVDRRLAIDADVDRKDFMTGLLRGRDEKDIGSIEEIVTNSNTLFVAGSDTTATLMTACTFFLLSTPHTYEQAVKEVRDAFNSAAEINFTDATARLPYLLAALNETLRLYPPVPGTLERVVPHTEEPVYIEGKHIPPGTRVGVHMTSAGLSASNFAKPESFVPERWLPNVAQDPSSPFFGDRRDAIQPFSYGPRNCVGKHLAYNEMRVIMARLLWEFDFKLHSSSYGWTQPYSKHKAWSIWKKPPLVVYIKKREFST